The proteins below are encoded in one region of Tessaracoccus aquimaris:
- a CDS encoding MarR family winged helix-turn-helix transcriptional regulator, with product MNPAEARLLWLLSVDSPRTLRDVGEALELEQSTVNRQVNASIRSGLIQRHRGPDGRAFLVEPTPEGAAAFDADMRDLLGGYGAALRELGDRADEFLDLLDRFTAAYNRDKG from the coding sequence ATGAACCCCGCCGAGGCCCGCCTCCTGTGGCTGCTGTCGGTCGACTCCCCCCGCACGCTGCGCGACGTCGGCGAGGCCCTCGAACTGGAGCAGTCGACCGTCAACCGGCAGGTCAACGCGTCGATCCGCTCCGGGCTGATCCAGCGCCACCGTGGTCCGGACGGCCGGGCCTTCCTCGTCGAGCCGACCCCGGAGGGCGCGGCGGCCTTCGACGCGGACATGCGCGACCTCCTCGGCGGCTACGGCGCGGCGCTGCGCGAACTGGGCGACAGGGCCGACGAGTTCCTCGACCTGCTCGACCGGTTCACGGCGGCCTACAACCGCGACAAGGGCTGA
- a CDS encoding MFS transporter, which produces MRNDTPSTTTSAKPTRRVPAIIIVGVLCFGSLSAALMQSLVIPIQRELPHLLDTTASNASWVVTATLLASAVTMPIAGRLADIVGKKPVLIASSLLLVLGSLVCALSGTLAPVLVGRVLQGMSMGYIPVAISMVREVAPERKVNTAVAAVSATMGVGGALGLPLAAWIAEEASWNMLFWVSGGLAAAVAVLSLVLLPNPDDAHPARLDLVGALGLGVALVSVLVAVSKGSEWGWADPKTLGLLAFGVVVALLWGWYELRHEAPLVDLRTTAKRPVLMTNLAALLIGFGMMAQAIVVPQLLEMPGSTGHGLGQTILQAGLWMAPAGLMMLFFAPVSSRLLSGIGARATLAIGALVLSGGYVLAVFLMGAPWQLTLATCVSSAGVAIGYAAMPTLIMDNVPEDEAGSSVGVNALMRSMGTTVAGAVMAAVLAGQSVTVDGAAVPSLTAFQICFLAGAIAAASGAALALLVPRARKSRAASVVLEAQPAG; this is translated from the coding sequence ATGCGCAACGACACCCCCTCCACCACCACTTCCGCCAAGCCGACCCGCCGCGTCCCGGCGATCATCATCGTCGGCGTGCTCTGCTTCGGCAGCCTCTCCGCGGCGCTCATGCAGTCACTCGTGATCCCCATCCAGCGGGAACTGCCGCACCTGCTCGACACCACCGCGTCGAACGCCTCGTGGGTGGTGACCGCCACGCTGCTCGCTTCGGCCGTGACCATGCCGATCGCCGGTCGCCTCGCCGACATCGTCGGCAAGAAGCCGGTGCTGATCGCATCGTCGCTGCTGCTGGTGCTCGGCTCGCTGGTCTGCGCGCTGTCGGGGACGCTGGCGCCGGTGCTGGTCGGCCGGGTGCTGCAGGGAATGTCGATGGGCTACATCCCGGTGGCGATCTCGATGGTCCGGGAGGTCGCGCCGGAGCGGAAGGTCAACACAGCCGTCGCGGCGGTGTCGGCGACCATGGGCGTCGGCGGGGCTCTTGGGCTCCCGCTCGCGGCCTGGATCGCAGAGGAGGCCTCCTGGAACATGCTGTTCTGGGTCTCGGGTGGCCTCGCTGCCGCCGTCGCGGTGCTGTCGCTCGTGCTGCTTCCCAACCCCGACGACGCGCACCCGGCGCGCCTCGACCTGGTGGGCGCCCTGGGGTTGGGCGTCGCGCTCGTCTCGGTGCTCGTGGCCGTGTCGAAGGGCAGCGAGTGGGGCTGGGCCGATCCCAAGACGCTCGGGTTGCTCGCCTTTGGCGTCGTCGTCGCGCTGCTGTGGGGCTGGTACGAACTGCGCCACGAGGCGCCTCTCGTTGATCTGCGCACCACCGCCAAGCGTCCGGTCCTGATGACGAACCTGGCCGCGCTGCTGATCGGCTTCGGCATGATGGCCCAGGCCATCGTGGTGCCGCAGTTGCTCGAGATGCCGGGCAGCACCGGCCACGGACTCGGCCAGACGATCCTGCAGGCAGGCCTCTGGATGGCGCCCGCCGGCCTGATGATGCTGTTCTTCGCCCCCGTCTCCAGTCGCCTTCTGAGCGGCATCGGGGCCCGGGCAACCCTCGCGATCGGCGCCCTGGTGCTGTCGGGCGGCTACGTGCTCGCGGTGTTCCTGATGGGCGCACCGTGGCAGTTGACGCTGGCCACCTGCGTCTCGTCTGCGGGTGTGGCGATCGGTTACGCCGCGATGCCGACTCTGATCATGGACAACGTCCCCGAGGACGAGGCCGGCTCGTCGGTCGGCGTCAACGCGCTGATGCGGTCCATGGGCACCACCGTCGCGGGGGCTGTGATGGCGGCGGTGCTGGCAGGGCAGAGCGTCACGGTCGACGGCGCCGCGGTGCCGAGCCTGACGGCGTTCCAGATCTGCTTCCTTGCAGGCGCGATCGCCGCGGCCTCGGGAGCCGCGCTCGCGCTGCTCGTTCCCCGCGCCCGCAAGTCCCGGGCCGCCTCGGTCGTCCTGGAGGCCCAGCCCGCCGGTTAG
- a CDS encoding amidohydrolase, with protein sequence MSALLIRGGRLVGSGRPADVRVGDGRIVEVGPDLDASDATVLDAGEGWLIPGLWDAHVHFGQWVRSRAWLDVSSADDADGVRRLIAAAPPSPGRPLIGFGHRSAGWPRQGTVADLDAVSGDRPVFLISGDAHNGWLNSAALRLAGLAPRGGPLQEAEWFPVLAGLGALPGVAPSLAEEAAGARLLASRGLVGIVDLEFSDAHVDWPRRIAGGLDLLRVRAGFYEHQLDEVISSGLRTGAPLEGTGLATMGPLKVISDGSLSTRTAWCCEPYVDSESSGAPNLSSKHLRNLLSRAAGAGLEVAVHAIGDRANTVALDAFEATGAHGSIEHAQLLRVEDVARFAALGVTASIQPAHLLDDRDLTEAIWGERGGRSFLARSLLDAGTRLALGSDAPVSPPDPWLAMAAAVHRSGDARPGWHQDQALTAAEALAGSTDGGRLAPGARGDVVVLESDPLAAGPADEVASRLRSMRVRATVCAGRVTWVG encoded by the coding sequence ATGAGCGCGCTGCTGATCCGCGGGGGTCGGCTCGTCGGGTCGGGACGCCCGGCCGACGTCCGCGTCGGCGACGGGCGGATCGTCGAGGTCGGCCCCGACCTCGACGCCAGCGACGCGACCGTGCTCGACGCCGGTGAGGGCTGGCTGATCCCCGGACTGTGGGATGCCCACGTGCACTTCGGCCAGTGGGTGCGCTCGCGCGCGTGGCTGGACGTGTCCTCCGCCGATGACGCCGACGGTGTGCGTCGGCTGATCGCGGCGGCACCGCCGTCCCCCGGCCGGCCCCTGATCGGCTTCGGGCACCGCAGCGCCGGCTGGCCCCGGCAGGGCACCGTCGCCGATCTCGACGCCGTCAGCGGCGACCGACCGGTGTTCCTGATCTCCGGGGACGCACACAACGGGTGGCTGAACTCGGCGGCGCTGCGACTGGCCGGCCTGGCTCCCCGTGGCGGGCCGCTGCAGGAGGCCGAGTGGTTCCCCGTGCTAGCGGGCCTCGGCGCGCTGCCCGGGGTCGCACCCAGCCTTGCCGAGGAGGCCGCAGGCGCGCGGTTGCTTGCCTCGCGGGGGCTGGTCGGGATCGTGGACCTGGAGTTCAGCGACGCGCACGTCGACTGGCCGCGGCGGATCGCGGGTGGGCTCGACCTGCTGCGGGTGCGGGCAGGCTTCTACGAGCACCAACTCGACGAGGTCATCTCGTCGGGGCTCCGGACCGGCGCGCCACTGGAGGGCACCGGCCTGGCCACGATGGGGCCGCTGAAGGTGATCAGCGACGGCTCTCTGTCGACCAGGACCGCTTGGTGCTGCGAGCCCTACGTCGACTCCGAGTCTTCAGGTGCACCCAACCTCAGCTCGAAGCACCTGCGCAACCTGCTGAGCCGGGCTGCGGGCGCCGGTCTGGAGGTCGCGGTGCACGCGATCGGCGACCGCGCCAACACCGTCGCGCTCGACGCCTTCGAGGCGACGGGCGCCCACGGTTCGATCGAGCACGCTCAACTGCTGCGGGTGGAGGACGTGGCGCGCTTCGCCGCGCTGGGCGTGACGGCGAGCATCCAGCCGGCGCACCTGCTTGACGACCGCGACCTCACCGAGGCCATCTGGGGCGAGCGAGGTGGACGCAGTTTCCTGGCGCGCTCACTGCTCGACGCGGGCACGCGACTTGCGCTGGGATCGGACGCGCCCGTCTCACCCCCGGACCCCTGGCTGGCGATGGCCGCTGCGGTGCACCGCAGCGGGGACGCGCGGCCGGGCTGGCACCAGGACCAGGCGCTGACCGCCGCCGAGGCCCTGGCCGGGTCCACCGACGGAGGACGGCTCGCGCCCGGCGCGCGGGGCGACGTCGTCGTGCTGGAGTCGGACCCGTTGGCCGCGGGTCCGGCCGACGAGGTCGCCTCGCGGCTGCGGTCGATGCGCGTCCGTGCGACCGTGTGCGCCGGCCGCGTCACCTGGGTCGGCTGA
- a CDS encoding glutaredoxin family protein, with protein MDRWMWVTWPAVGVIVGGLVSGWRFSIWWVLIFLCCCLVAWWVSPWSRGRSKTMSDVMALPDGDRRVIVYWRPGCPYCERLRAALGRRGDDAQWVNIWQDSEAADFVASVNGGNETVPTVVIDGEPHTNPDPRVVLEALAP; from the coding sequence ATGGATCGCTGGATGTGGGTGACCTGGCCGGCCGTCGGCGTCATCGTCGGGGGCCTGGTCAGCGGATGGCGGTTCAGCATCTGGTGGGTGCTGATCTTCCTGTGCTGCTGCCTGGTGGCGTGGTGGGTCAGCCCGTGGTCCCGTGGGAGGTCGAAGACGATGTCGGACGTGATGGCGCTGCCCGACGGCGACCGCAGGGTCATCGTCTACTGGCGGCCCGGTTGCCCCTACTGCGAACGGCTGCGCGCCGCATTGGGGCGCAGGGGCGATGATGCGCAGTGGGTAAACATCTGGCAGGATTCTGAGGCCGCAGACTTTGTCGCGAGCGTCAACGGCGGCAACGAGACGGTGCCGACGGTCGTGATCGACGGCGAGCCGCACACCAATCCTGATCCGCGCGTGGTTCTCGAGGCCCTCGCGCCCTAG
- a CDS encoding MFS transporter, whose protein sequence is MNAHGLRVQKLYGSSILNGLHGWWSVGAVCGGFLGAIAAQARLPIWIQAAAAFVLFGAMAIYAKTLLLKGADAEPAASEVEVSRGIPRRWVPRLIALGLLGASVGLIEDSGASWGAVYMDSMFEVTPFVVGMAFVALQGAQVIGRFTGDALTDRIGPRLAVTQGVIIAGLGMAVAVAFPSTVSTLIGFACAGWGIATAIPMAMHAADELPGMAHGNGLTFVTWLMRVGFFAGPPLIGLVADSVGIRWALITIPAAAVVALLLTPALTPPRATAQR, encoded by the coding sequence ATGAACGCCCACGGGCTGCGCGTCCAGAAGCTCTACGGCTCCTCGATCCTCAACGGCCTGCACGGCTGGTGGTCGGTCGGCGCCGTCTGCGGCGGCTTCCTGGGCGCGATCGCCGCTCAGGCCCGACTGCCGATCTGGATCCAGGCCGCGGCCGCCTTCGTGCTGTTCGGCGCGATGGCCATCTATGCGAAGACGCTGCTGCTGAAGGGCGCCGACGCTGAGCCCGCCGCCTCCGAGGTCGAGGTCTCCCGCGGCATCCCTCGCCGCTGGGTGCCGAGGCTCATCGCGCTGGGCCTGTTGGGCGCCTCGGTCGGGCTGATCGAGGACTCCGGCGCCTCCTGGGGAGCCGTCTACATGGATTCCATGTTCGAGGTGACCCCCTTCGTGGTCGGCATGGCCTTCGTGGCGCTCCAGGGCGCCCAGGTGATCGGCCGGTTCACAGGCGACGCGCTCACCGACCGGATCGGGCCCCGCCTCGCCGTCACCCAGGGCGTCATCATCGCGGGCCTCGGCATGGCCGTCGCGGTGGCGTTCCCGTCCACCGTCTCCACCCTGATCGGCTTCGCGTGCGCAGGCTGGGGCATCGCGACGGCGATCCCGATGGCGATGCACGCCGCGGACGAACTACCGGGGATGGCGCACGGCAACGGCCTGACCTTCGTCACCTGGCTGATGCGCGTCGGCTTCTTCGCAGGCCCGCCGCTGATCGGTCTTGTCGCCGACTCGGTGGGCATCCGTTGGGCACTGATCACCATCCCGGCCGCCGCCGTCGTCGCCCTCCTGCTGACCCCGGCGCTCACCCCGCCCAGGGCCACCGCACAGCGATGA